A region of Hydrogenimonas cancrithermarum DNA encodes the following proteins:
- a CDS encoding PepSY domain-containing protein: MKTKLSMVVILATLGANGAFCDELHGSIKIPFFKSEKSVIKKVRISMIQAIKTAKTKAPGQVIKAKLDEEDDYLVYKIEILTPDGREKKLLIDPITGKILEMEEED, from the coding sequence GTGAAAACAAAACTTTCCATGGTGGTAATTCTTGCTACTCTCGGTGCGAATGGTGCATTTTGCGATGAACTGCATGGCAGTATCAAAATTCCATTTTTCAAATCCGAAAAATCTGTCATTAAAAAGGTACGGATCTCGATGATTCAGGCCATAAAAACGGCGAAAACAAAAGCACCCGGCCAGGTCATAAAAGCCAAATTGGATGAAGAGGATGATTACCTGGTTTATAAAATCGAAATCCTTACACCCGACGGCCGAGAAAAGAAACTCCTGATCGATCCGATAACGGGAAAGATTCTTGAAATGGAAGAGGAGGATTGA
- a CDS encoding sensor histidine kinase produces the protein MRAQSASGRLLKGYAVLLGVVLLFLGILFYTGLNLSFENSLHSSLESIALDLKNDELAHPQQKSSVIDPKEEFPLSPVSIEVYRFTAGKPERILFTKNMQDHRFGHSDPGFYIEEIPFVSKEDESGLLVYRAQKNGIDYLIKVAVPINKIDDTLETFTALLVFFGFVIFLVALYLGYRAIERVLSPMRNITETAATISQSNLSKRIELPKEKDEFFELAYTFNTMLDRLENAFNQARRFNASVSHELKTPLTIIRGEIDVALIRERSSKEYAEVLHSVLEETDKLQSIIETMLLLSKSDTRALKKRFRLVSLDKLVGEAIDQMRPSAVAKNIEFELRCDKVTVDAEPTLLRRAIVNLLDNAVKFSPDGSVIKVVLQKTRKGVELKIVDQGPGIPENLKEKIFEPFYRIEKKWETTTSGSGLGLSIARWIAQLHNGNIYVTSGEEGSEFVIRFSQ, from the coding sequence ATGCGTGCCCAAAGTGCTTCGGGAAGGCTTCTGAAAGGGTATGCGGTTTTGCTGGGAGTGGTGCTCCTGTTTCTGGGCATACTCTTTTATACGGGACTTAACCTGAGTTTTGAAAACTCTTTGCACAGTTCGCTGGAAAGTATTGCCCTGGATCTGAAAAATGACGAACTCGCCCATCCGCAACAAAAAAGTTCTGTGATCGATCCGAAAGAGGAGTTTCCTCTCTCCCCCGTTTCTATAGAAGTTTATCGCTTTACAGCAGGCAAGCCCGAACGAATACTATTCACGAAAAATATGCAGGACCACCGATTTGGGCATTCGGATCCTGGATTTTATATTGAAGAGATCCCCTTCGTAAGCAAAGAAGACGAATCGGGTCTGCTTGTCTACCGTGCGCAAAAAAATGGAATCGATTATCTGATCAAAGTGGCTGTACCAATCAATAAAATCGATGATACACTCGAAACTTTTACTGCATTACTGGTATTTTTTGGATTTGTCATCTTTCTGGTCGCACTCTACTTGGGATACAGAGCCATCGAACGTGTTCTCTCCCCAATGCGCAACATAACAGAAACGGCAGCAACCATTTCCCAGAGCAATCTCTCCAAGCGGATAGAACTTCCAAAAGAAAAAGATGAGTTTTTCGAACTGGCCTACACGTTCAACACGATGCTGGATCGACTCGAAAATGCATTCAACCAGGCACGGCGTTTCAATGCCAGCGTCTCCCATGAGCTCAAAACGCCCCTTACGATCATTCGCGGTGAAATCGACGTGGCACTGATACGTGAACGCAGCTCAAAGGAGTACGCCGAAGTGTTGCACAGCGTGCTGGAAGAGACCGACAAGCTTCAGTCGATAATCGAGACGATGCTGCTGCTGAGCAAGTCAGACACCAGGGCATTGAAAAAGCGGTTCAGGTTGGTTTCGCTAGACAAATTGGTGGGTGAAGCCATCGATCAGATGCGACCTTCGGCGGTAGCCAAAAACATCGAATTCGAATTACGATGCGACAAGGTGACCGTCGATGCAGAGCCCACGCTGTTGCGCCGAGCCATTGTCAACCTCCTGGATAACGCTGTCAAATTTTCTCCTGACGGCAGTGTGATCAAGGTTGTACTTCAAAAAACAAGAAAGGGTGTCGAGCTCAAGATCGTAGACCAGGGCCCGGGAATACCCGAAAACTTGAAGGAGAAAATTTTTGAACCTTTCTATCGGATTGAAAAGAAATGGGAAACTACAACATCCGGCTCTGGACTGGGGCTTTCAATTGCCCGTTGGATAGCACAGCTGCATAATGGGAACATCTACGTAACAAGTGGCGAAGAGGGAAGTGAATTCGTTATTCGTTTTTCTCAATAA
- a CDS encoding response regulator transcription factor, with the protein MKILLIEDDEKIASFIERGLKEERMRVERAADGEEGLYMAQVNHYDVVVVDWMLPGISGPEVVERMRRDGNISPVLMLTARSEVEDRVEGLQSGADDYLGKPFAFSELVARLRALHRRNGYGGSNLLQTGDLVLDPLKREVRRGDQVIELGIKEFELLELLLRRKGHVVTHTTILDNIWGTQERIESNVVNVTIYHLRNKIDKPFEEKLIETVRGSGYKIKDR; encoded by the coding sequence ATGAAAATCTTACTGATCGAAGATGACGAAAAGATCGCCTCATTCATAGAACGCGGCCTCAAGGAAGAGAGAATGCGAGTCGAACGGGCTGCAGACGGCGAAGAGGGACTTTATATGGCTCAGGTCAATCACTACGATGTCGTGGTGGTCGACTGGATGCTGCCTGGTATCAGCGGTCCCGAGGTTGTTGAGCGAATGCGCAGGGATGGCAATATATCTCCTGTGTTGATGCTGACGGCACGTTCGGAGGTGGAAGATCGTGTGGAAGGCCTGCAAAGTGGTGCCGATGATTACCTTGGGAAACCTTTTGCGTTCAGCGAACTGGTTGCCCGTCTGCGGGCATTGCATCGGCGCAACGGTTATGGGGGATCCAATCTACTTCAGACGGGCGATCTGGTACTGGACCCCTTGAAACGTGAAGTCCGACGGGGGGACCAGGTGATCGAGCTGGGGATCAAAGAGTTCGAATTGCTGGAGCTGCTGTTGCGCCGCAAGGGGCACGTGGTCACTCATACCACGATACTCGATAACATCTGGGGCACACAGGAGCGTATCGAAAGTAATGTGGTCAATGTCACTATCTATCATCTGCGCAACAAAATCGACAAACCTTTCGAGGAAAAATTGATCGAGACGGTTCGAGGATCGGGCTATAAAATCAAGGACAGATAA
- a CDS encoding ABC transporter ATP-binding protein, whose protein sequence is MITGKDASVAGFAVHCRNITKTYGKGSAKVHALRGVDLDIRKGEMMIIAGPSGCGKTTFVSIISTLLEPDSGTCRVFGRDVFHFSKEQKILYRRQTIGFVFQAFNLLPALTAQENAALPLLIKGVERKKAMRLAAETLRDVGLSVRHNALPSQMSGGEKQRVAVARALIHNPRLVVCDEPTSNLDHVTGQKIMELLQGLARTHGTTLLVVTHDNRIYNYADRIAHMDDGRIMDIEIIKSRDFS, encoded by the coding sequence ATGATTACTGGAAAAGATGCCAGTGTTGCAGGCTTTGCCGTCCACTGCAGGAATATCACGAAAACATATGGTAAGGGTAGTGCAAAAGTCCATGCATTGAGAGGGGTCGACCTGGACATCAGAAAAGGTGAAATGATGATAATCGCAGGGCCTTCCGGATGCGGAAAGACGACATTCGTCTCCATCATTTCCACATTATTGGAGCCAGACAGCGGCACCTGCAGAGTGTTTGGACGGGACGTATTTCACTTTTCCAAAGAACAGAAAATCCTTTACCGGCGGCAAACGATCGGTTTTGTTTTCCAGGCTTTCAATCTGCTTCCCGCATTGACCGCACAGGAAAATGCGGCCCTTCCACTGCTCATCAAAGGTGTGGAACGGAAAAAAGCGATGAGATTGGCGGCCGAAACGTTGAGAGATGTAGGCTTGAGTGTCCGCCACAATGCTCTGCCATCGCAGATGAGTGGTGGAGAAAAACAACGCGTTGCCGTCGCCAGAGCGCTGATCCATAATCCTCGACTTGTCGTATGTGACGAACCGACAAGCAACCTCGACCATGTAACCGGACAGAAAATCATGGAACTCCTGCAGGGTTTGGCCCGGACGCACGGCACTACACTGCTTGTCGTGACGCACGATAACCGAATATACAACTATGCGGACCGGATCGCCCACATGGATGATGGAAGAATCATGGATATTGAAATAATCAAAAGCAGAGATTTTTCATGA